Proteins encoded in a region of the Oryctolagus cuniculus chromosome 10, mOryCun1.1, whole genome shotgun sequence genome:
- the SOCS6 gene encoding suppressor of cytokine signaling 6 gives MKKISLKTFRKSFNLNKSKEESEFMVVQQPSLAGDFGKDDSLFGSCYGKEMASCDINSEDEKGGKSRSKSESLMGTLKRRLSAKQKPKGKGSTPTGGSADEDTFSSSSAPIVFKDVRAQRPIRSTSLRSHHYSPTPWPLRPTNSEETCIKMEVRVKALVHSSSPSPALNGVRKDFQDLQSETVCQEQSNSLKGSDSPNGDLHLHLDEHVPVVIGLMPQDYIQYTVPLDEGMYPLEGSRSYCLDSSSPMEVSAVPPPGGGSSFPEDENQVDQDLVVAPEIFVDQSVSGLLISTTGVMLQSPRAGHDDVPPLSPLLPPMQNNQIQRSFSGLAGTDAHVAESVRCHLNFDPNSAPGVARVYDSVQSSGPMVVTSLTEELKKLAKQGWYWGPITRWEAEGKLANVPDGSFLVRDSSDDRYLLSLSFRSHGKTLHTRIEHSNGRFSFYEQPDVEGHTSIVDLIEHSIRDSENGAFCYSRSRLPGSATYPVRLTNPVSRFMQVRSLQYLCRFVIRQYTRIDLIQKLPLPNKMKDYLQEKHY, from the coding sequence ATGAAGAAAATTAGTCTCAAAACCTTTCGGAAGTCTTTCAACTTGAATAAAAGTAAAGAAGAATCTGAGTTCATGGTAGTACAACAGCCGTCCCTAGCCGGTGACTTTGGAAAAGATGATTCCTTGTTTGGTAGCTGCTATGGTAAAGAGATGGCCAGCTGTGATATCAACAGTGAAGACGAAAAAGGTGGGAAAAGCAGATCGAAAAGTGAAAGCCTGATGGGCACATTAAAAAGACGTCTTTCTGCCAAGCAGAAGCCCAAAGGCAAGGGCAGCACGCCCACAGGGGGCTCTGCCGACGAGgacaccttctcctcctcctccgcacCCATCGTCTTCAAGGACGTGAGAGCTCAGAGGCCCATCAGGTCCACTTCCCTCCGCAGTCACCACTACAGCCCCACGCCTTGGCCTCTTCGGCCTACAAACTCTGAGGAGACATGCATCAAAATGGAGGTGAGAGTCAAAGCGCTGGTCCACTCTTCCAGCCCAAGTCCGGCGCTGAATGGTGTTCGAAAGGATTTTCAGGACCTTCAGTCTGAAACCGTGTGCCAGGAGCAGAGTAACTCGCTGAAGGGTTCGGACTCTCCGAACGGGGACTTGCATCTTCACCTGGATGAACATGTGCCTGTAGTTATTGGACTTATGCCTCAGGACTACATTCAGTACACCGTGCCTTTAGACGAGGGGATGTATCCTCTGGAAGGATCACGCAGCTATTGCCTGGACAGTTCTTCCCCCATGGAAGTCTCTGCAGTTCCTCCTCCTGGGGGAGGGAGCTCTTTTCCTGAAGACGAAAATCAGGTAGACCAGGATCTGGTGGTTGCCCCGGAGATCTTTGTGGATCAGTCTGTGAGTGGCTTGTTGATCAGCACCACAGGAGTCATGTTGCAGAGCCCAAGAGCAGGTCATGATGATGTCcctccactctcaccattgctaccTCCAATGCAGAATAATCAAATCCAAAGGAGCTTCAGTGGACTCGCTGGCACAGATGCCCATGTGGCCGAGAGCGTGCGCTGTCATTTGAATTTTGATCCCAACTCCGCTCCTGGAGTTGCAAGAGTTTATGACTCAGTCCAGAGTAGTGGTCCCATGGTTGTGACAAGCCTTACAGAGGAACTGAAAAAACTTGCAAAACAAGGATGGTACTGGGGGCCAATCACCCGCTGGGAGGCCGAGGGGAAGCTAGCAAATGTGCCCGATGGTTCTTTTCTTGTTCGGGATAGTTCTGATGACCGTTATCTTTTAAGCTTGAGCTTTCGCTCCCATGGTAAAACACTTCACACTAGAATTGAGCACTCAAATGGTAGGTTTAGCTTTTATGAACAACCAGATGTGGAAGGACATACGTCTATAGTTGATCTAATTGAGCATTCAATCAGGGACTCTGAAAATGGAGCTTTTTGTTATTCAAGGTCTCGGTTGCCTGGGTCTGCTACTTACCCTGTCAGACTGACAAATCCAGTGTCACGGTTCATGCAGGTGCGTTCTTTGCAGTACCTGTGTCGTTTTGTTATACGTCAGTATACCAGAATAGACTTAATTCAGAAACTGCCTTTGCCCAACAAAATGAAGGATTATTTGCAGGAGAAGCACTACTGA